TAGAGATCCTTTTGATGAGTTGATCTGTCAGCACAAAAGATTGCCTGATCTGGATCTGGACAGTCAACCAAGCACACAGGCTGTACTCTTTATCTTTCAAGAGATCATGGAGTATTTGGAAGTATCTTTTCACTCTCAGTCTGGTGAGCAGAGTTTTCTGACCTCTTGAAGATGTGGGGCCACGCTCCAGCTCTGCACTCCAACATGTTTCCAGCTTCTGAATTTGCTGGTCCAGTTTGGTCTGGAAAGTGGTTGTGGAATTGCCATCCCAACCCATTTCAGTGTGGTTTTGTCTGAAGACGTGCAGAGTCTGTTGGAGGATCTCTTGTATAGCTGCCTTGGCATTCTCCACTTGGACTTCATTGATGTTTGTGAAGATTTCCTGATTTGTTGAGAGGTCCATTTCCTCTCCTATGCATTGAATAGGAATGGTTGTTCCCATTTTGTTCTTCAGAAGCTCCAAGTTGGCCTTGTTGGCTTCATGTAGCCAGCTGTGAAACCGGTTACAGTCCAGAGATGAGATTTTGGAGACGAAAAGCATCATTAGGCCTACATGCAGCAACCATCCCTTGGTGATCACGGTGGAGATGAAGGAATGTGGTCTTTGGTAGAGTACTGAATCTGGAAGACTGTGTCTTGAGGAAGATGTTCTGAAGTCTGTTCCATCTTTGAACCATGTATTTAAATGGCTGGGGAATGCAGTTTTCTTTTGTGCTTTCTAGTTCCTTGTGGTTTTCTACCTCTTCTGAAAATACCCTACTTTCACTTTCCAAGTACAATTTACAATTATGCAGACAGGACCAGAAATCCTGCTTTCTGTTGGGATGTCAGTATTTGGAAAACTGACTTTTATTTTCATCTATTCAGACTTAGAATTGATAACGATTTATGATGTTAATGAAAAATCAAATTTTCTTGCCTGTTGACTCTGTTCTTTTCAAATTCATTTTATCAGTTTCATCAGTTTGTATTAGAAATTGCAAACTACTTGAATTTTGTATATCATCACATTGGCTAACACATGTGGAAGAATGTGATCACACACTGCTCCCAGAAAtgcttgttattgtttagtcgtttagtcgtgtctgactcttcgtgactccgtggaccagagcacgccaggcacttctgtcttcgaCTGCCTCCcgcagaacactgtccaaccatctcgtcctctgtcatccccttctccttgtgccctccatctttctcaacatcagggtcttttccagggagtcttctcttctcatgaggtgtccaaagtcttggagcctcagcttcaggatctgtccttctagtgagcactcagggctgatttccttcagaatggataggtttgatattcttgcagtccatgggactctcaagagtctcctccagcaccataattcaaaagcatcaattctttggcgatcagtcttctttatggtccagctctcacttccatacatcactaatgttACAGCTTACAGCTGTTAAAATATACATGAGTATCATTTGGTTCATCACTTGGCTGAAAGTGTGGACCCACTCTATTGTTTTTGTATTTGAAGTGATATGAATACCCTGTCTATGGTATTTGATCTATGGTGTCTCGTTTTTGCATCACTACAGCACCCATACCATAAGCAGTTGTTACCCTAGGCAGACATTTAAACTACTTACAATGTATGCAAGATGGCTGGGGACTGGGCCACACTCAGTTGAGCCTTTCCATATAACTTGCATTCTTTATGGGTGTAGGGTTCTCTACATACCTTTGGAAATCCTAGAAAAGCAGAGCCTATGGCCATGATATCTGAGCCCATTGCACATACCGCTGAATTATTCAGGACTCTTTATGGATCATTATTTCTAGCCAAAACACCACCATAATCTATCAATTGCCTTCTAAGCAACCATCTCAAGGCTATTTAGGCATAAGATTATacataaattgttaaaaacacatgcaaaagcaaatacatttaaatCAAGACTAAAACCGAAACCAATGTTAATTGGGTCCTCTACTCAGAGTTCAGATTTGCTCCTTAGGATTCCAGCATGACTGGGAGAAAAGCCTAGCCAGTGAAAAAGATCATACTCAAGATTGTAGTTGAAAGGTTTGAGTCAGTTTATTGATGCACCACACTTCAGTTAAGGCATATCGTTCTCTTCCTATAGAAGGTGATATTATGAAACTTGAATAAAGCAACTTATACAGTGTAATGTGCAATGAAATGCCTCAAGGAAAGTGATCAATTAATTAATAGATAATATATTTCCTTTAGAAATATTGTGTTTAAATGGCATAATaatagcagagagagaaagagaaattgaaCACATTTTATAATGATCAGGAACTGAATAGCAAAGGTTGAATTTGCCATCAATTTCAATATTCATGGGGTTGAGCATATGCAAGATACAAACCATGGATTGAAAATAATCTATCCTTTCCACTCTTCAAGTGATTACTGAGAGAGGGAGTGATCTACACAACATTTAGGGCACTGGGTTCTGTACAACCCTAGTTCTGAGTGTACTATAATGTGCCCCATTTATTTTGCCTCAATCAACAAAAACTAGAAGACACCAGACATAAACAGAGAGAGTCCAAAATGGCAGCTACAAGTCAAGGGTCAAACTAAACATTAGCTACCCATCTGTGCCTTGAAGTGCAGGGTGCCATCGTAAAATACAAATTGCACGCATGGATCCCCCTTCTCCAGATCACAACCAGTGGTTGGGGGTTGTAACAATTCTCTTTATGACAGAATCCTAATCATTTTCACATCATGAGACATTTCAACTCTATCAATTTGATGCACTAGATACTGACAGTGTAAAGGTCCAAGAAGAATGTAGTTCACCTTAATTTAAGTTCCGTTTCAACAACAAAACACCTATTTTCCAAATCTTCAAGATCACTTTTGGTCCTGTGTGATTTGAAAATTCAAAGGGAAGGAAAAAACCTGAAACTAGAGTATTTTCAAAAGGAGGAAGCCCATCCCCACCAAAACTGAAAATGACAAGAGAAAACTTCAGCCATGGAGCATTTAAATACAGGGACATGGCTCAAAGATGGAACAGACTCCAGAGCATCTCCCTCAAAACGAAATCCCTCTGCACTCCAGCAAGGATCACGTTCCTTCATCTCCACCATGATCTCAAAGGGGTGGCTTCTCTGCTCTGGCCTAGTGATGATGCTCTGCTTCACTGAAATCTCATCTCAGGACTGCAGCCAACTTCGCAGCTGGCTAAATAAAGGCAACTTGAAGCTTCTCAACAGCAAGATGGGATCCACAATTCCCCTACAATGCATCGGCCATGTGGCCAATTTCTCCAACAACGAAGAAATCCACAGGCACGAAATCCAGGGGGAGGATGCCAAAGCAGCCACACAAGAAATCCTCCAGCAGACCCTTCACATCTTCAGGCAAAACCACAGCGAAATGGACTGGGGTGAGACTTCCATAGCTGGTTTCCAGGCTGGTCTGCACCAGGACATTGAGAAGCTGGGTCGGTGCTtgggtgcagagaagggcaacagcATCCGACAGCGGGTGAAAAGCTACTTCAGAAGAATTAACGACTACCTGAAAGATGACGGGTACAGCCTGTGTGCCTGGGAGATTGTCCAGATGGAAGTCCGGCAATGTTTTCTGCTCATCGACCAACTCCTCAAAAGGACGGAAAATGCAGGTACTTTCACAAAATACTTTACTATATTTAGGAACAAATTTCAGAGTCATGCCCAGGAGTATCCATTGGTACTGGgattggtgggaattgtagttttcaaAGGCTTCCAGTTAAATAAATGAGGCATTCAACAATGCAATTCCCGTGCATCCAAGCAACGATTCCCCTCAAATTCAGGAGCATGTAGAACGAGGACCTCTTCTCTTCCTGGTCAAGGTCTCCCCACTGCTTGAGTTGTGCCCCGCTTTGCAAGGGTTTCTCTGTTAGTTTCTCGAAAACATTTATTCCACCCAGAACAGGTTGTTTTGCTAGCTTGAATTACATTTGGTTGGAAAAGGGCACCCCTGGTTTTTTGAATCAGAGAGCATGGAAAAAGAAAGTTTTATACAAGTTGCTAGGACAGAACATTCAATGTTGCTGAATGACAGATATCATCCATAGGACAGCTTAGCTCAAAATCTTCATGTAACGTTTGATCTGGTCTTGTGTAAATGAATGCAGCACAATCCTGATGCATTGCATCCATTTCTGTTAGACGCAATTCAATATCTAGTCTTAATACTATCTAAATCAAGTTGGAGAGTTGCATCAATTTCATAGGGACCAGAGGAATATTTTCTCCTTTAAATTGTCACCAGGATCAATCGTTAAAGGCTTTGAAGAGCACCAACATTCTGTTTTCTGAATGTTCTGAGAAGGCAGTATTCAAAAATCTAGTTTCTTGTGGTTCAGAATGTTCCATATTTGAAATAAAGGCTTTTTCAGGGAAACTATCACAAACTGAATAGGGGATGTTCAATTAATCACTTCTCTACTTTGTTCCAGCTTAACCTGCCATCAGTGATGCAATGAAAGCAGCCGAATGAAACTGCAACTTGAAGAGGGCATCAAATTATTTCAGCTTTCACTCTCTTTCATCATCAACGCATTCCTCAAAAGCAAAAGAGCTGCTTCCTGTTCTTCTTCGTCATCTCTTCAGCATTGTTTCACTGCTTTTACAATGTGGTTTTTAAATATGCAGGGCTACAATGAAGCCTTGTAGAGTAGATAACGGTTAAAAAGTAGGAGAAAGCCCCAGAAATTGTGCAGCTGGAAGAGTCTCTGACAGTCTCTCCTCGTATTGCAGCTCCTCTCAAGTATCATTAAATGGATGCATCAATTCCTTCAAGTGATCTTTGCCCATTTCCCACTGGTCGCCTCctatcctgctctggagggggatATGAGATTTGAGAGTGGGGCAcaggaagaggaaatgtgtgAAAATCACTTTCCAGGCCCCCTCTAAGAGTTGGAGTTACCATCAGCAGAACTCGGCTCACAGTCTAGGAAACAATTCCATAATTTGACATACCTTGTAATAGCAAAAAGTCCACGATTTGTTATTGAAGAAGGCTTCATGTGATGACAGAGTTTCCAAATCTGAGGGTGGGGAAAGGAATAGCATTAAGCTGCAACATTTCAACTCACATTATTACTTTGGAAGTCTACAAATGGATGCTagtttttaaattatttcataTCTTACAATGCTGTGAAAATGATATTTATATTTTAGAAGTGTTgttacttttaatttttatttattatatttattagtgCCACCATTTAATGTTATTTATTGTATACTTTGGCTGACCATTGTTATTATTaccattcatttatttgtttatgtttattacaaatgtttttattaaagactGCAACTCCTGCCCACGTGGTTCGTTTGGATGATTTGGCGAATATGATTTGGCAAAGTGTGGGAGACATTCTAATAGAGAGTTCTTCTGTGAATTATGGCAACATAAGATGTCAAATTACACAGAAGGTAGACAGAGGAAACATGACCCATTTATGAATGAGGTTTTGGGCTTCTGTAAGAAGGAAAGTCTGCACCTCCTATATCAGACATATAGAACTTTTTTTGAGCCCAAAGACCACATTCCATTgtgggcaactttctggggggCAGGTGTTGgtgtgggcagggccaaaggcgTTATGAGGGAGCCCGCTGTGGGGGTGTCTCATTGCGCCCCCTCATAACTGTGCGCCTGGGGCCATGgcgcctctgcccccacccccaccccactatgCATCTGCTGTCCAAGGCCCTTTCAATTCtacaactctatggttctgtgattctatgattcatgccACCACAACACAACCATCGAACCAGGATATTCGCTTCCTCAAATGCTAATGAGCAGGAGACCCAAATCCAATATACCTGCCAAAGGCTCCCCCCTGAAGCCAAGAGCAACAGATCATCACCAGGAAATACAAATCTGGGATTGatggaaaagcaaaacagaaattcCACTATGTTCACAGAACCAAAATGTTGTCAACAGGGCACAtagtcatatgtggtgggaatgtccaaaAGTTTAACAAATACAGCTTGAGATATCTCTAgaaatttaaacattttaaattaaagaCAGTATTCAGTTCTCTCCAAAACTTGATTTACTTTTGATATTTGTGGGAATGAGTGAGAACATTAAATCCAAAGAGCTGCTTACCTTCCTGATTCTCACAGCAAGACCACCTATAACTCAACAATGTAAGTTGTTTTCTGATATCGGTATTACAGATTGATGGAATAAGGTTTGGGATTTTGCTCTTCAGGAAAAAAACTTACATGGCATACCAGATCCCTAAATGGAAAGGCAAAACCAGGTTCTTAATGGCAGCCTGGTGAGAATTTTTAGATCTCATTAAAAACCATCAAATACATCCACTTCTTCCTCCAACAGCTATGAACCTCTGGGACCAGTAACTTGTTCTATACTTACCTCAGCCAGAAAAAAACACAGCCATAAACTTCCTCCATATTTGACTCTCAACTTCTTACATGTCAGCTTCATCATACTGATTATCAACAACAGTCATTACCCTATGCCTTATACTGGTTTTTCTGTTAATGTATTtacaaaatatttgttttgaaacgcccaataaaaatacaaagaaGAGATCCAAAATGCTAACTGTTCCCCAGAATTTCAAATTTAATGATACAAAGCCATGATGGGCAATTGCACCGTAGAACTGTTACAGAGACTTTAGGCTATCCCAGGTTGTAAAGACTACAAAGAGAACGTGGGCAGTCACAAAGGCCAAATCACAAAGGCTCGCTCCTAGACTCACTCCTGCATCTGAGAGGAATGAGACCATAACCAACTTGGACAGTCAACAAGGCCATCCAATAGCCATGGAGATGTGATGGCAGAAGAGCCACAGCTGGAAGATCGGTCATCAGCTGACTCTCCAGTGTGGGCTGCAAAACACAAGAGCagccaagtacaacattcctagagtgaagaatgtttgtccagccagcaggtaaacttcctgtttccttctaggctgggacagacttcctctgcgtgtgactagaggtgggtgtggcctcacctgtgcaggtaacgacaaaagcacagggcagggcagccatctctctctctttgactacatgcattgaagaagcGACATCTGCTTAgctaaagatgctctcttggcttccagccaagagaggacagagGCACTGTCTCCTtctgagatagtttccaggtgtatgttacttttctaagctaagtctgccttctgggatctgattgtgaacagaatgtgagtaaactctttttatacttttatagaagactgcgtcgtgtcttatcttttatcggggaaaaaaggggaaataccagaacagttattatagaggctttaagcgagcctgagcaaacgcatccgctgcaaatttaaaaggggaatgttcctctgctaaaattgtgaacttgttaacacaacttggaaaggctataatcaaacaatctaTCATCTCCTgcatccctaaacattcccacatcCAGAAGCACCAGGAGCAACACGCTCTTAAGGTATGGAAGAAACCTCAACCCCAAAGAGTGGATATAGAGTATGTCACACAGTAGAAGTAAGTATTTAGCCCTCTAAACCTGCCTCCCCACTGGAAACATCTAGAGATATTTCCATGTTAtgttttattggggagggggaagaaatgtAATGTAGGCATTATTGACTGAGTAAAGCAAAAagggtaagggacccctggacggttaagcccagtcaaaggtgactatggggttgctgtgctcatctcgctttcaggctgagggatccggcatttgtccaccgacagctttccaggtcatgtgaccagcaggactaagctgcttctgacacaacggaacactgtgacagaaaccagagcccacagaaatgtcgtttaccttcccactgctgcatttcctatttatctacttgcactggtgtgcttttgaactgctagattggcaggagctggggcagagcaacgggagctcactccatcctggggatttgaaccgctgaccttctgatcagcaagcccaagaggctcagtggtttagaccacaatgccacccacatTCCATATTTCCCCCATACTTCATATCATTGAAATAGGCAAAATCACCCAAATGACCCAAATTGCTGAGATGTGCATTTTTAATAGGAAGACTGTTGAAATGGTCAGTCAATGAAAGGATACAATAAATAACATTAAATAAAGGAActtcataaatataataaatacaaataaataaaaagagcaaaAAGCGTCTCCGCGGTATAAATAATATCATCGTCAACGTGGATTCTTTTTTCCTTTGGATCTCTAACTTCTGCGTAAGACTTTATGGTAGCATGGCATTTCTTGGTTACAGAAGAAGAGGGACAGGAAAGGGCAGCTGTTTTGATTTCTAGAAATCTGTCTGAGGAATCGAGCGAAAGTTGAATGGCTGTAGTTGTAGCTTCATTCTCCTCTTTCCGGTGCAACTTAAGCTGAAAGAAAGATGAAAAGTGGTTGAAATTCTGCATTCATTTTGAAATACCttgcttttcatttcaaaatatgaaaaattatGAATCATAAGCACTAATATTTTTAATACGGGCTACTCAGAAGAATCAGAAAATGGAAAGGTAAGTTTTCTGCAAGCTTCTCAGACCTGATTAAAGTAACTGTCTTTCTTGATTGTGATGACATGGGAGAATATGTATTTAATGATATGTGTGAAAGTGCATCTTTCTATATTTTTGGCTTCTGATGTTGCATGGAATCTGATTTTTCTGTGATATGGTCCCTTGTTGCAAATGAGCAATGCTGTGCACTGGATAACTCTTACGAGTATTCCTGTTGGTTCCCTCCATGTTGCCAGCAGGGTATTGTTGATAGCATGTGAAAACCACCAGAATCTGCTTCACCAAAGTGGATACAAACAGCCCACCACACCACATGCAATCACATCAGAGATCAATCCAATTTATCATAGCAGGAACTCAGTGGGAAGAAACATCTACAATCTGTCCCATCCACGTTGGTCTTTCATGCAGAGTGTTCCCATTCACATAGCATCACCTTGTGGATTAAGTATATTTCTTGCATCAACAAAGAAGAAAGCCTAAATCACCAGAATTCTGAGGAAAGCCACAAGCTCTTCAAGAAGAATTATGAACATTTCTTAGTGGCAAGTGAGTGCAGGTTAGACATCCTGAAAAGGTTGCTGAGAAACTAGCTGTTTTTCTCACCTAGTTCTAATCAAgtcttatgtatttttttaaaaaatgtacaataCCTTCATTAGAGATCCTTTTGATGAGTTGATCTGTCAGCACAAAACATTGCCTGATCTGGATCTGGACAGTCACCCAAGCACATAGGCTGTACTCCTTATCTTTCAGGAGATCATGGAGTATTTGGAAGTATCTTTTCACTCTCAGTCTGGTGAGCAGAGTTTTCTGACCTCTTGAAGATGTGGGGCCACGCTCCAGTTCTGCACTCCAACATGTTTCCAGCTTCTGAATTTGCTGGTCCAGTTTGGTCTGGAAAGCGGTTGTGGAATTGCCATCCCAACCCATTTCAGTATGGTTTTGTCTGAAGACGTGCAGAGTCTGTTGGAGGATCTCTTGTATAGCTGCCTTGGCGTTCTCCACTTGGACTTCATTGATGTTTGTGAAGATTTCCTGATTTGTTGAGATGTCCATTTCCTCTCCTATGCATTGAATAGGAATGGTTGTTCCCATTTTGTTCTTCAGAAGCTCCAAGTTGGCCTTGTTGGCTTCATGTAGCCAGCTGTGAAACTGGTTACAGTCCAGAGATGAGATTTTGGAGACAAAAAGCATCATTAGGCCTACATGCAGCAACCATCCCTTGGTGATCATGGTGGAGATGAAGGAATGTGGTCTTTGGTAGAGTGCTGAATCTGGAAGACTGTGTCCTGAGGAAGATGTTCTGAAGTCTGTTCCATCGTTGAACCATGGCCTTGTATTTAAACATGTAGTTGCAGAAGTTTTCCTCTGTCTTTTTCTGTTTATGTGGGATTCCCCTTTCTGAAAATACTCTTCTTTCACTTTCTCCCCTTTGTATGATTTGTAAAATCACAAAAGACCAGAAATGCTATTTTCAGTTGGGATATGCATATTTAGAAAACTTACTTTTACGTTTCATTTTTGACCAAAAACACCATTAAATTaatgtgaaaatgttttttttttaatagtgaaAATCAAAATCCATTGTTATGTTGACTTTTTCTCAAATTCATTTTATCAGTTTAAATGTCAAACTGCTGGAATTTCTCATGATGTAACATAGACTGGCCAGCAATATCAGTCTATGGCTGCTCCATGCGGAATAATTTTAACAGGTATGGAGTGGTCCCAGCGATGCAGTGTTTAGGGCTGGTTCCCACATGCATGGACATCATTTGTTTACTCTTCCTTTGGTGAGCAAGAGCTGAATGTGTGAACCCGCCCTATTGTTTTTTAATTGAAACAATTTGAACATCATGTCTGCAGTCTTTGATCTAAGATTCCCCATTCTTACAGCAACTGTGTACTAAGCAGTAGCAGTCATTCATATACAAACATTTAAGCTGCTTACAGATCATGAAGAGGGATGTTTGTGAAACTCCTTGCAGGCATTTAATGGTATGTGTTTATTAGCTATTAGCTGCCATTCACATAAAGGTCTCAGGACAGCACACCacacaataaaatgcaatttgtTCACAAGTGCACAGTTAAAACACAATCATATACAGAGACCAACGACCAGagcaactcttccctcctgtggattccagcaactggtattcggaagtgTGGGTAAAAGCATAAACCATTACACACCAGATGGGACTAGGAATACTCCAGAAACAGAGGATTTGGGGGctaccaccaagaaggtcctcaTATGCTGCTGCTCCCAACCTGACACCTGAGG
This portion of the Podarcis raffonei isolate rPodRaf1 chromosome 17, rPodRaf1.pri, whole genome shotgun sequence genome encodes:
- the LOC128405342 gene encoding interferon epsilon-like; amino-acid sequence: MMLFVSKISSLDCNRFHSWLHEANKANLELLKNKMGTTIPIQCIGEEMDLSTNQEIFTNINEVQVENAKAAIQEILQQTLHVFRQNHTEMGWDGNSTTTFQTKLDQQIQKLETCWSAELERGPTSSRGQKTLLTRLRVKRYFQILHDLLKDKEYSLCAWLTVQIQIRQSFVLTDQLIKRISNEA
- the LOC128405343 gene encoding interferon alpha-2-like; amino-acid sequence: MITKGWLLHVGLMMLFVSKISSLDCNQFHSWLHEANKANLELLKNKMGTTIPIQCIGEEMDISTNQEIFTNINEVQVENAKAAIQEILQQTLHVFRQNHTEMGWDGNSTTAFQTKLDQQIQKLETCWSAELERGPTSSRGQKTLLTRLRVKRYFQILHDLLKDKEYSLCAWVTVQIQIRQCFVLTDQLIKRISNEDLETLSSHEAFFNNKSWTFCYYKSRIGGDQWEMGKDHLKELMHPFNDT